In one Solanum dulcamara chromosome 1, daSolDulc1.2, whole genome shotgun sequence genomic region, the following are encoded:
- the LOC129897274 gene encoding coatomer subunit beta'-2 produces the protein MPLRLEIKRKLAQRSERVKSVDLHPSEPWILASLYSGTVCIWNYQTQTMAKSFEVTELPVRSAKFIPRKQWVVAGADDMFIRVYNYNTMDKVKVFEAHTDYIRCVAVHPTLPYVLSSSDDMLIKLWDWEKGWLCTQIFEGHSHYVMQVTFNPKDTNTFASASLDRTIKIWNLGSPDPNFTLDAHLKGVNCVDYFTGGDKPYLITGSDDHTAKVWDYQTKSCVQTLEGHTHNVSAVCFHPELPIIITGSEDGTVRIWHATTYRLENTLNYGLERVWAIGYMRSSRRVVIGYDEGTIMVKLGREVPVASMDNSGKVIWAKHNEVQTVNIKSVGADYEVADGERLPLAVKELGSCDLYPQNLKHNPNGRFVVVCGDGEYIIYTALAWRNRSFGSALEFVWSSDGEYAVRESTSKIKIFSKSFQEKKSIRPTFSAERIYGGTLLAMCSNDFICFYDWAECRLIRRIDVNVKNLYWADSGDLVAIASDTSFYILKYNRDVVSAHLDSGRSVDEQGVEEAFELLNEINERVRTGIWVGDCFIYNNSSWRLNYCVGGEVTTMFHLDRPMYLLGYLANLSRVFLIDKEFNVMGYTLLLGLIEYKTLVMRGDWDRANEVLPSIPKEHHNSVAHFLESRGMIEEALEVAADPDYRFELAIQLGKLEIAKEIAVVAQSESKWKQLGDLAMSSGRLEMAEECLKHANDLSGLLLLYSSLGDAEGITVLASFAKAHGKNNVAFLCMFMLGKVEECIQLLVDSNRIPEAAFMARSYLPSKVPEIVSIWRKDLSKVNQKAAEALADPEEYPNLFEHWQIAHAVEARVAEERGVYPPAADYGSYADRPTTNLVEAFSNLRMDEEPLENGELDHEVAELNGDDVKERGEDDLQQEGQEERGEDDLQQEGQEEAVVVDADSTDGAELVNGNEADEEYGTNTEGKPSA, from the exons GATATTGGCAAGTTTGTATTCAGGGACTGTATGCATCTGGAACTACCAGACCCAG ACAATGGCAAAATCTTTTGAAGTTACTGAATTACCAG TTAGGTCAGCGAAGTTTATACCACGCAAGCAATGGGTTGTTGCTGGTGCTGATGACATGTTTATTCGTGTTTACAATTACAATACCATGGATAAAGTCAAAGTGTTTGAGGCACATACAGATTATATTAGGTGTGTGGCTGTCCATCCTACACTACCATATGTGCTGTCATCATCTGATGACATGCTAATAAAGCTCTGGGATTGGGAGAAGGGATGGTTATGCACTCAAATATTTGAAGGTCATTCCCATTATGTGATGCAAGTCACCTTTAATCCGAAAGACACCAATACTTTTGCTAGTGCATCTCTTGATCGGACTATAAAG ATTTGGAACCTTGGCTCTCCTGATCCAAATTTCACGTTGGATGCTCATCTTAAAGGGGTTAATTGTGTAGACTATTTCACCGGGGGTGATAAACCCTATCTAATTACTGGTTCTGATGATCACACTGCTAAG GTGTGGGACTATCAGACAAAAAGTTGTGTTCAGACTCTTGAAGGCCACACCCACAATGTCTCTGCTGTATGTTTTCATCCCGAGCTTCCGATTATAATTACAGGTTCAGAAGATGGCACTGTTCGTATATGGCACGCAACCACTTATAG ACTTGAGAACACTTTGAATTATGGTCTTGAAAGAGTATGGGCAATTGGTTACATGAGAAGTTCAAGGAG GGTTGTAATTGGTTATGATGAGGGAACCATCATGGTAAAACTTGGTCGAGAAGTACCTGTTGCCAGTATGGATAACAGTGGAAAAGTTATTTGGGCTAAGCACAATGAAGTTCAGACTGTTAACATCAAGAGTGTAGGCGCAGATTATGAG GTCGCTGATGGAGAAAGACTGCCGTTGGCTGTCAAGGAATTGGGATCCTGTGACCTCTACCCACAA AACTTGAAGCATAATCCAAATGGAAGGTTTGTGGTTGTTTGTGGAGATGGAGAATATATCATATATACTGCTCTGGCTTGGAGAAATAGGTCATTTGGCTCAGCTCTGGAATTTGTTTGGTCTTCGGATGGAGAATATGCTGTGAGGGAAAGTACTTCAAAGATTAAGATCTTCAGCAAAAGTTTTCAG GAGAAGAAGAGCATCCGGCCTACTTTCTCTGCTGAGCGCATCTATGGGGGTACTTTATTAGCAATGTGCTCAAATGATTTCATTTGTTTCTATGATTGGGCTGAATGCAGGTTGATACGGAGAATTGATGTTAATGTCAAA AATCTATACTGGGCCGACAGTGGTGATCTGGTGGCAATTGCAAGTGATACAtcgttttacatacttaagtatAAT CGAGATGTGGTCTCTGCACATTTAGATAGCGGAAGATCAGTAGATGAACAAGGTGTTGAAGAAGCTTTTGAACTTCTTAATGAGATCAATGAACGGGTCAGGACTGGGATTTGGGTTGGGGATTGCTTCATTTACAATAATTCTTCCTGGAGACTTAACTATTGTGTTGGTGGTGAG GTGACCACAATGTTTCACCTTGATCGGCCCATGTACCTACTGGGATATCTTGCTAATCTGAGCAGGGTTTTCCTGATTGACAAGGAGTTTAA TGTTATGGGATATACTCTACTCCTTGGCCTGATTGAGTACAAGACACTTGTGATGCGTGGTGACTGGGACAGAGCAAATGAGGTCTTACCATCAATTCCTAAGGAGCATCACAACAG CGTTGCTCATTTCTTGGAATCACGCGGAATGATAGAGGAAGCATTAGAAGTTGCTGCAGACCCTGACTACAGATTTGAACTAGCTATACAGCTGGGTAAATTAGAGATCGCAAAG GAAATTGCGGTAGTGGCACAGAGTGAGTCCAAATGGAAGCAGTTGGGTGACCTAGCCATGTCTAGTGGGAGG CTTGAGATGGCAGAGGAGTGTTTGAAGCATGCAAATGACTTGAGTGGTTTGTTGCTACTCTATTCTTCTCTAGGAGATGCTGAAGGAATAACTGTACTAGCTTCTTTTGCCAAAGCGCACGGGAAAAACAATGTTGCATTCCTTtgcatgttcatgttgggtaaAGTGGAGGAGTGCATTCAGCTGTTGGTTGACAG CAATCGGATACCTGAGGCTGCATTTATGGCAAGATCTTATCTGCCTAGTAAGGTTCCTGAAATAGTTTCAATTTGGAGAAAGGACCTCAGTAAG GTTAACCAGAAAGCAGCAGAAGCTTTGGCCGACCCCGAAGAATATCCTAACCTGTTTGAGCACTGGCAAATTGCACATGCTGTTGAAGCTAGAGTTGCGGAGGAAAG GGGTGTCTATCCACCAGCGGCAGATTATGGAAGTTATGCTGATAGACCAACTACCAACCTTGTAGAAGCTTTCAGCAACTTGAGAATGGATGAAGAACCACTTGAAAACGGAGAGTTGGATCATGAG GTTGCAGAACTGAATGGTGATGACGTGAAAGAACGGGGTGAAGATGACCTTCAACAAGAGGGCCAAGAAGAACGGGGTGAAGATGATCTTCAACAAGAGGGCCAAGAAGAGGCTGTTGTGGTGGATGCCGACTCTACTGATGGTGCAGAACTCGTTAATGGAAATGAGGCTGATGAAGAGTATGGTACGAATACTGAAGGAAAACCGTCAGCCTAA